A stretch of the Malus sylvestris chromosome 10, drMalSylv7.2, whole genome shotgun sequence genome encodes the following:
- the LOC126586965 gene encoding pyruvate kinase isozyme A, chloroplastic-like encodes MAVAGHSIQTCFGIKAKNPSANLEKKVFGVPVLHHGLSCNGNKLKGKVGNRVQVDLEAAESLKILKSLDLDAVSERELREKGFLGLRKTKLVCTIGPACSSLEDLEKLVLGGMNVARLNMCHNTREWHRDVIRKIKRLNEEKGFSVSVMIDTEGTQIHVVDHGDPSSLKVQEDSVWLFTNENFEGSLPFTVQANYEGFSDGIKVGGELVIDGGMARFEVIEKLGSDLRCKCTDPGQFLPRAKFSFWRDGKLVERNYELPTLSTKDWSDIEFVISEGIDFIAMSFINNAESVKHLKNYLFTKSAK; translated from the exons ATGGCGGTCGCGGGCCATTCGATCCAGACGTGTTTTGGTATCAAAGCTAAGAACCCAAGTGCCAATTTAGAGAAAAAGGTTTTTGGGGTGCCAGTTTTGCATCATGGGTTGTCTTGTAATGGGAATAAATTGAAAGGGAAAGTTGGTAACAGAGTGCAGGTGGATTTAGAGGCGGCggagagtttgaaaattttgaagagTTTGGATCTTGATGCGGTGTCGGAGAGGGAGTTGAGGGAGAAGGGGTTTTTGGGATTGAGGAAGACCAAGCTTGTGTGCACAATTGGGCCGGCTTGTTCttctttggaggatttggaGAAGTTGGTTTTGGGAGGGATGAATGTGGCAAGGCTCAATATGTGTCATAACACGCGGGAGTGGCACCGCGACGTCATTAGGAAGATCAAGAGATTGAATGAGGAAAAGGGGTTTTCTGTTTCAGTTATGATCGATACCGAAGGCACTCAGATTCATGTTGTTGATCATGGTGATCCATCCTCTCTTAAAGTTCAG GAGGATTCAGTCTGGCTATttacaaatgaaaattttgagggTTCTCTTCCATTCACAGTGCAAGCAAATTATGAAGGTTTTTCTGATG GTATCAAAGTGGGTGGTGAACTTGTTATTGATGGTGGAATGGCACGCTTTGAAGTCATAGAAAAATTAGGAAGCGACCTGCGTTGTAAGTGCACAGACCCCGGTCAATTCCTGCCTCGTGCCAAATTCAGCTTCTGGAGAGATGGGAAGCTTGTGGAGAGGAACTATGAGCTCCCAACTCTGTCTACTAAG GATTGGTCCGACATTGAATTCGTAATCTCTGAAGGCATTGATTTTATTGCCATGTCATTTATAAACAATGCGGAATCTGTGAAGCATTTGAAGAATtatctcttcaccaaatcagccAAGTAA